The Paenibacillus sp. BIC5C1 DNA segment CCGATACTGGCCGAGGAGGTAAAGGCCAAAAAGTAATCCCAGGGAATGACGACAGCAGGATCATCTGGCATAATTGTTTCAAAATGTTGAAGCATCCGTTCCGCTATCAGTTCTTTAATCTGAATGGGCAGTTGTAAATCACCATTAGGACTGAGCATGATCCGCAGGTAGTCCGCATGTGACAACAGATATTCCAACAGCTTAAGGATAGCCGGGTATGGTTCCCCTCGCTCAGCATAATGTCCTACCTCCAACGGGTTAAGCTCCACTGAAAGAATCTTTATTCCTTCGAAAATCTCTTTCTTCAGCTGATCAACAAGGTCTGCCACATCCTTGTAGTGCAGATAAAATGTACCCCGGTTTATTTCCGCTCTTTCTGCGAGATCCATAACACTGATCTTGCTCAATCCCTTTTCAGCCGTGAG contains these protein-coding regions:
- a CDS encoding TetR/AcrR family transcriptional regulator — encoded protein: MEHELKKDRRKIRTKKLIRQALLELTAEKGLSKISVMDLAERAEINRGTFYLHYKDVADLVDQLKKEIFEGIKILSVELNPLEVGHYAERGEPYPAILKLLEYLLSHADYLRIMLSPNGDLQLPIQIKELIAERMLQHFETIMPDDPAVVIPWDYFLAFTSSASIGLLTHWMEQGNDLSTREVALMITQINSRGPLETLMRRVGNPHSNGREKAQNEE